Proteins from one Cicer arietinum cultivar CDC Frontier isolate Library 1 chromosome 3, Cicar.CDCFrontier_v2.0, whole genome shotgun sequence genomic window:
- the LOC101508952 gene encoding uncharacterized protein — MAELFVNQAKQYADSRPSYPLQLFQFIASKTPSHNLVWDVATGSGQAAKSLATLYKNVIATDVSEKQLEFATKLPNVRYQHTPSTMSKIELEQLVTPEGTIDLVTIAQALHWFDLSTFYEQVKWVLKKPHGIIAAWCYNLPRISNEVDIVLDQLYSVISKPYWDSARKLVDENYRSIDFPFEAVDGVDHTGPFEFVTETNMTFDGLLTYIRSWSAYQTAKEKGVELLGDDVVEKFKFAWGEDVRKTAKFPIYLRIGRVGNA, encoded by the exons ATGGCAGAGCTATTTGTGAATCAGGCAAAACAATATGCAGATTCAAGACCAAGTTATCCGCTACAGCTATTCCAATTCATAGCTTCAAAAACTCCCTCTCACAACCTCGTTTGGGACGTCGCTACCGGAAGTGGCCAAGCCGCCAAATCT TTAGCTACATTGTACAAGAATGTCATTGCCACGGATGTTAGTGAAAAGCAACTTGAATTTGCAACAAAGCTCCCTAACGTGCGCTATCAACACACTCCTTCAACCATGTCCAAAATCGAGCTTGAACAATTGGTGACACCCGAAGGAACCATAGACCTCGTGACTATTGCCCAAGCCCTCCATTGGTTTGATCTCTCAACTTTCTATGAACAAGTCAAATGGGTTCTCAAAAAACCTCATGGAATCATTGCTGCTTGGTGTTATAATCTTCCAAGAATTAGTAATGAAGTAGACATTGTTCTTGATCAACTCTATTCTGTTATTTCAAAACCTTATTGGGATTCAGCACGTAAATTGGTTGATGAAAATTATAGAAGCATTGATTTTCCATTTGAGGCAGTGGATGGAGTTGATCACACAGGACCGTTTGAGTTTGTGACAGAGACAAATATGACTTTTGATGGTTTATTAACTTATATAAGATCATGGTCAGCTTATCAGACAGCAAAAGAGAAAGGTGTGGAGCTTCTTGGAGATGATGTTGTTGAAAAATTTAAGTTTGCTTGGGGTGAAGATGTTCGTAAGACTGCTAAATTTCCAATTTATCTAAGAATTGGAAGAGTGGGGAATGCTTGA
- the LOC101509264 gene encoding uncharacterized protein produces MAELFVNQAKEYANARPSYPNKLFRFIASKTPSHNLAWDAATGSGQAAKSLASMYKNVIATDVSKKQLEFAIKLPNVRYQHTPSIMSMSELEEIVAPEGTMDLVTIAQALHWFDLPTFYKQVKWILKKPHGVFAAWCYNLPRVCDEVDTILDKLYSTNASSFSDPLIRFIDSNYRSIDFPFEAVDGADHTGPFEFVKENLMDLNDYLTYIRSWSAYQTAIEKGVELLGDDVLQKFNLAWGEDVHKVAKFPIYLRIGK; encoded by the exons atggcAGAGCTATTTGTGAATCAGGCAAAGGAATACGCAAATGCAAGGCCAAGTTATCCAAATAAACTCTTTCGATTCATAGCCTCCAAAACACCTTCTCACAACCTTGCTTGGGATGCCGCCACCGGTAGCGGCCAAGCTGCCAAATCA TTGGCTTCAATGTACAAGAATGTAATAGCAACAGATGTTAGTAAGAAACAACTTGAGTTTGCAATAAAACTCCCTAATGTGCGATACCAACATACCCCTTCAATAATGTCCATGTCCGAACTTGAAGAAATAGTGGCACCTGAAGGAACCATGGATCTCGTGACCATTGCACAAGCCCTTCATTGGTTTGACCTTCCAACTTTCTATAAACAAGTCAAATGGATTCTCAAGAAACCTCATGGAGTTTTTGCTGCTTGGTGTTACAATTTGCCTAGAGTTTGTGATGAGGTAGACACTATACTTGATAAATTGTATTCTACTAATGCAAGCTCTTTTTCCGACCCATTAATTAGATTCATAGATAGCAACTATAGAAGCATTGATTTTCCATTTGAGGCAGTGGATGGAGCTGATCACACAGGACCATTTGAGTTTGTCAAAGAGAATTTGATGGATTTAAATGATTACTTAACTTATATAAGATCATGGTCAGCGTATCAAACTGCAATTGAAAAAGGTGTGGAGCTTCTTGGAGATGACGTTCTTCAAAAATTTAACCTTGCTTGGGGTGAAGATGTCCATAAAGTTGCCAAGTTTCCAATTTATCTTAGAATTGGAAAGTAG
- the LOC101509581 gene encoding mitochondrial fission 1 protein A, producing the protein MDANIGSFFESIGNFFTGGDQIPWCDRDVIFGCETEVAEASEDGSDERINESLMRLSWALVHSRQKEDIHRGIAMLETSLGNDRSPLHQREKLYLLAVGYYRTNDYGRSRQLLEQCLEIAPDWRQALSLKKTVEERIAKDGVIGIGITATAVGIILGGIAAALARKN; encoded by the exons ATGGACGCTAACATCGGAAGCTTCTTTGAGTCTATCGGAAACTTCTTCACCGGTGGCGATCAGATCCCTTGGTGCGACCGTGATGTCATTTTT GGGTGTGAAACAGAAGTTGCAGAGGCTTCTGAGGATGGTTCTGATGAGCGGATAAATGAGAGCTTAATGAGGTTGTCATGGGCACTTGTTCATTCAAGGCAAAAAGAAGATATTCATCGTGGGATCGCCATGCTTGAAA CTTCTTTGGGCAATGATAGAAGTCCTTTGCATCAAAGAGAGAAGCTTTATCTTCTTGCTGTTGGGTACTACAGGACTAATGATTATGGTAGAAGTCGGCAGCTTCTGGAGCAATGTTTGGAG ATTGCACCTGATTGGAGGCAGGCACTGTCCCTCAAGAAAACAGTCGAAGAACGAATTGCAAAGG ATGGTGTAATAGGAATTGGCATCACTGCAACAGCTGTGGGGATTATACTTGGTGGCATTGCTGCAGCATTGGCCCGAAAGAATTGA
- the LOC101509909 gene encoding DNA-directed RNA polymerases IV and V subunit 5B isoform X2 — MAENGGYNETETITPMEIENGDALPQVQSQEQGKCLITKIDDGSVESHRYYLSRRTTLEMLKDRGYSIPPSEIQLSLHEFRQTHGHSPDVDRLRFTATHTTNPSKRILVIFSGPGIVKVNVVRNIAGQIVNRDTLTGLILIVQSQITSQALKAVNLLSFKVEIFQITDLLVNITKHVLKPKHQVLTDKQKKNLLKKYNIQEKQLPRMLQTDAIARYYGLERGQVSVFGERIPHKVV; from the exons aTGGCAGAGAATGGAGGGTACAACGAAACTGAGACCATAACTCCGATGGAGATTGAGAACGGAGATGCTCTTCCACAAGTACAATCACAAGAACAAGGAAAGTGTTTGATTACCAAGATTGACGATGGTAGTGTAGAGAGTCATCGTTACTACTTGTCTCGAAGAACTACGCTTGAAATGCTTAAAGACAGAGGTTACTCTATCCCCCCTTCTGAAATCCAACTCTCTCTTCACGAATTCCGTCAAACTCATGGCCACTCTCCTGATGTTGATCGCCTCCGCTTCACCGCTACTCACACCACTAACCCCTCTAAAAGG ATTTTAGTGATATTCAGTGGGCCAGGTATTGTGAAAGTGAATGTGGTCAGGAACATTGCAGGGCAAATTGTGAATAGAGACACTTTGACTGGCCTCATTTTGATTGTTCAAAGTCAAATTACTAGCCAGGCTTTGAAAGCTGTTAATCTTCTCTCTTTCAAGGTTGAAATATTTCAG ATCACAGACTTGCTTGTTAATATTACAAAGCATGTATTGAAGCCAAAGCATCAGGTGCTGACTGATAAGCAGAAAAAGAATCTCCTGAAGAAGTACAATATACAAGAAAAGCAG CTTCCGCGGATGCTACAGACAGACGCAATTGCTCGATATTATGGACTTGAGAGAGGGCAG GTCTCAGTATTTGGGGAACGGATTCCACATAAAGTGGTGTGA
- the LOC101509909 gene encoding DNA-directed RNA polymerase V subunit 5A isoform X1, with amino-acid sequence MAENGGYNETETITPMEIENGDALPQVQSQEQGKCLITKIDDGSVESHRYYLSRRTTLEMLKDRGYSIPPSEIQLSLHEFRQTHGHSPDVDRLRFTATHTTNPSKRILVIFSGPGIVKVNVVRNIAGQIVNRDTLTGLILIVQSQITSQALKAVNLLSFKVEIFQITDLLVNITKHVLKPKHQVLTDKQKKNLLKKYNIQEKQLPRMLQTDAIARYYGLERGQVVKVTYTGEITQMHVTYRCVW; translated from the exons aTGGCAGAGAATGGAGGGTACAACGAAACTGAGACCATAACTCCGATGGAGATTGAGAACGGAGATGCTCTTCCACAAGTACAATCACAAGAACAAGGAAAGTGTTTGATTACCAAGATTGACGATGGTAGTGTAGAGAGTCATCGTTACTACTTGTCTCGAAGAACTACGCTTGAAATGCTTAAAGACAGAGGTTACTCTATCCCCCCTTCTGAAATCCAACTCTCTCTTCACGAATTCCGTCAAACTCATGGCCACTCTCCTGATGTTGATCGCCTCCGCTTCACCGCTACTCACACCACTAACCCCTCTAAAAGG ATTTTAGTGATATTCAGTGGGCCAGGTATTGTGAAAGTGAATGTGGTCAGGAACATTGCAGGGCAAATTGTGAATAGAGACACTTTGACTGGCCTCATTTTGATTGTTCAAAGTCAAATTACTAGCCAGGCTTTGAAAGCTGTTAATCTTCTCTCTTTCAAGGTTGAAATATTTCAG ATCACAGACTTGCTTGTTAATATTACAAAGCATGTATTGAAGCCAAAGCATCAGGTGCTGACTGATAAGCAGAAAAAGAATCTCCTGAAGAAGTACAATATACAAGAAAAGCAG CTTCCGCGGATGCTACAGACAGACGCAATTGCTCGATATTATGGACTTGAGAGAGGGCAGGTAGTTAAAGTTACCTACACCGGTGAAATCACCCAGATGCACGTCACATATCGATGCGTTTGGTGA
- the LOC101489386 gene encoding uncharacterized protein has product MATYNTGETVIHITEEGTRYFVCGRLGHCQQGLKLEVQVQAQSNNNGTNDDQNQHGGSSSRRPSPRRSPPPPRHHSPPSPPDAPVKEPCDCSCAEEGHWVVPLITLVIILALTRSSFFFSHILL; this is encoded by the coding sequence ATGGCCACGTATAACACCGGCGAAACAGTGATCCACATCACCGAAGAAGGAACCCGCTACTTCGTTTGTGGACGATTGGGCCATTGCCAACAGGGCCTCAAACTCGAAGTCCAAGTTCAGGCCCAATCCAATAACAACGGAACCAACGACGATCAAAACCAACACGGTGGCTCTAGTAGTAGAAGACCATCTCCACGTCGTTCTCCTCCACCGCCACGTCATCATTCTCCTCCTAGTCCTCCAGATGCGCCTGTTAAAGAACCTTGCGATTGTTCATGTGCAGAAGAAGGTCATTGGGTTGTGCCATTGATTACACTCGTAATCATCTTAGCTTTAACTCgctcttctttcttcttctcgcATATCTTGCTTTAG